One segment of Nostoc flagelliforme CCNUN1 DNA contains the following:
- the lepB gene encoding signal peptidase I: MQNKVSDNNSSQQPDNSWIAELGRTIVLSIVLALGIRTFVAEARWIPSGSMEPTLHGTPNQWEADKIIVDKLKYKFADPQRGDIVVFSPTKELQKEQYQDAFIKRVIGLPGEKIQLKDGKVYINNKPLPEANYLGSGQSTVIDVCQSGPQPPFLAQPQTIPAGSYLVLGDNRNNSYDGRCWGVVPRENIIGRAVVRFWPLDHVGGIDKSPIYP; encoded by the coding sequence ATGCAAAATAAAGTGTCTGATAACAACTCTAGTCAACAACCCGATAATTCTTGGATCGCAGAGCTAGGTAGAACAATTGTATTGAGCATTGTTCTAGCTCTGGGAATTCGTACCTTTGTTGCTGAAGCACGCTGGATTCCTTCTGGATCGATGGAACCGACTCTGCACGGTACGCCAAATCAGTGGGAGGCAGATAAAATCATTGTCGATAAGTTGAAGTATAAATTTGCTGACCCGCAGAGGGGAGATATTGTAGTATTTTCCCCTACCAAAGAGTTACAGAAAGAACAATACCAAGATGCTTTTATTAAACGTGTAATTGGCTTACCTGGAGAAAAAATACAACTTAAGGATGGCAAAGTCTATATCAACAACAAACCTCTCCCAGAAGCCAATTACCTCGGTTCTGGCCAGAGTACAGTTATTGATGTTTGCCAATCAGGGCCACAGCCACCTTTTTTGGCGCAACCCCAGACTATACCAGCCGGTTCATATTTAGTACTAGGTGATAATCGTAACAATAGTTACGATGGTCGCTGCTGGGGTGTTGTCCCCCGCGAGAATATTATTGGACGGGCTGTAGTTCGGTTCTGGCCTCTAGATCATGTTGGAGGAATAGATAAATCGCCAATATATCCATAA
- a CDS encoding dihydroorotase, whose protein sequence is MSSPQILLIRRARIILPNGELMIGDVLIRDRQIVEVAPEISQTALANEIDAEGLTLLPGVIDPQVHFREPGLEHKEDLFTASCACAKGGVTTFLEMPNTRPLTTTQQALDDKLERASQKSLVNYGFFIGATAENLPDLLSAKPTPGIKIFMGSMHGQLLVDGETALEAIFAKGDRLIAVHAEDQARINQRRQEFANIHDPAVHSQIQDNQAAMLATQLALKLSQKYQRRLHILHMSTAEEADLLRQEKPSWVTAEVTPQHLLLNTSAYEKIGTLAQMNPPLRSPHDNEVLWQALRDGVIDFIATDHAPHTLEEKAQEYPNSPSGMPGVETSLALMLTAAMEGKCTIAQVVNWMSKNVAVAYGIPNKGAIAPGYDADLVLVDLNTYRPVRREELLTKCRWSPFEGWNLTGWATTTIVGGEIVYDKGQVNTQVRGQALTFL, encoded by the coding sequence ATGTCATCTCCACAAATTTTACTGATTCGCCGCGCTCGCATAATTCTACCCAATGGTGAACTGATGATTGGGGATGTATTGATCCGCGATCGCCAAATAGTCGAAGTTGCCCCAGAAATCTCCCAAACGGCACTAGCCAATGAAATTGACGCAGAAGGGTTAACTTTGTTGCCAGGAGTTATTGATCCGCAGGTGCATTTCCGGGAACCTGGACTAGAACACAAGGAAGATTTATTTACCGCCAGTTGCGCCTGTGCTAAAGGTGGAGTCACAACATTTTTAGAAATGCCCAATACGCGCCCCCTGACAACCACACAGCAGGCTTTAGACGACAAGCTAGAACGTGCCTCACAAAAGTCTTTGGTTAATTATGGGTTTTTTATTGGGGCAACAGCAGAGAATCTACCAGATTTGCTTTCGGCAAAGCCAACACCGGGAATTAAGATTTTCATGGGGTCGATGCATGGCCAGTTGCTAGTTGATGGCGAAACAGCATTGGAGGCGATATTTGCTAAAGGCGATCGCTTGATTGCAGTTCATGCCGAAGACCAAGCTAGAATCAACCAACGCCGCCAAGAATTTGCCAACATCCACGATCCAGCCGTTCACTCGCAAATTCAAGATAATCAAGCGGCAATGCTGGCAACCCAACTGGCATTAAAACTTTCTCAAAAATATCAACGTCGTTTGCATATTTTGCACATGTCAACAGCCGAAGAAGCAGATTTGCTGCGTCAGGAGAAACCTAGTTGGGTAACAGCAGAAGTGACACCACAGCATTTGTTGTTGAACACCAGTGCTTATGAGAAGATTGGCACTTTAGCACAGATGAATCCACCTTTGCGATCGCCCCACGATAACGAAGTTCTTTGGCAAGCTTTGCGCGATGGCGTGATTGATTTCATCGCTACAGATCATGCGCCGCATACCTTAGAAGAAAAAGCTCAAGAATACCCCAATAGTCCTTCAGGAATGCCTGGGGTGGAAACTTCCTTAGCTTTGATGTTAACTGCGGCTATGGAGGGAAAGTGTACTATTGCTCAAGTTGTTAACTGGATGTCAAAAAATGTAGCTGTGGCTTATGGTATCCCGAATAAAGGAGCGATCGCGCCTGGTTACGATGCCGATTTAGTGCTTGTAGATTTAAACACATACCGTCCAGTCCGGCGCGAAGAACTGTTAACCAAATGCCGTTGGAGTCCCTTTGAAGGCTGGAACCTCACCGGCTGGGCTACAACCACCATTGTCGGCGGTGAGATAGTTTATGACAAAGGTCAGGTAAATACGCAAGTACGGGGTCAAGCTTTAACTTTCTTGTAG